The proteins below are encoded in one region of Takifugu rubripes chromosome 1, fTakRub1.2, whole genome shotgun sequence:
- the LOC101065633 gene encoding NACHT, LRR and PYD domains-containing protein 3-like isoform X1: MEGLADLREKPCGDVGSTNRAEVHQFSPSLSAQGGSVLVAPSITGSSIRSLNIIISPNPGLSSSKEALNNNNNGEVDLQPPGQHFILPPEGTETSPQRGEEPFSFCPPDRTAECRQKLKAAFRRRFSHLLEGVTIDARKTPLRQIYTELYITEGGSGEVNKQHEVRQIEASPRVDARDKCISCNQLFAEGQDFQIRRVMTRGVAGVGKTVHVNKFTLDWAEDGEHDHLDFVFPLSFRELNLMREKRLSFEELLAVFFPETKESGIFKSVFIRILFILDGLDESRLSLDFENSEILADVTQEASVAVLLTNLIRGRLLPLALVWITSRPLASAQIPLEHLHLVTEVRGFNDPQKDEYFRRKIPEKPLADRVIAHVKSCRSLHIMCHLPIFCWMAATVLRSKLSTADGEDSPKTLTQMYIHFLSLYVDNVNKRLPDSSESKADVLRANLMSLGDLAYRQLEQGNLIFYEKDLVQSGIQVTQASGFSGVYTQIFSEEMILCREKMFCFIHLSIQEFFAALYVFLKFNNDNFNVLIRKLSPSRYFPFRDTSELVLYRGAVDKALQSEEGHFDIFLRFLLGLSLESNQTLLKHLMIQNRTQQRTRAEIIKHIKEKIRRSSSVDRCLNLFHCLNELNDRSLVDEIQSHLRSGHLHQSKLSSSQWNTLVVVLLASEEDLGVFVLSQYARSEEGLLRLLPVVKAAQEAKLNACKLTVNCCEKLSNAISTSRLRELDLSNNPLADAGVAALSRGLINANLETLRLRSCSLTQDSSWPLASTISSGSCKLRLLDLSDNDLRDAGVQRLCGGLESPDCKLETLLLSLCGLTHESCTFLASALNSSGLRELDLSYNHPGDAGLDLLSTLLHDPQCSLRQVRVEHCGEARILPAPQKYTTKLTLDPNTAQVDLCLSEGNSTARRWTQQPYPDHLDRFDFWSQVLSVEGLTGRCYWETKWSQRVFIGAAYRSMRRKGEGDDSHLGKNESSWGVSCHPDGFRAWHKGLSSDLNGHPGSRKVGVFLDWCAGTLAFFTVADGALSLLHTFNTTFTEPVHAAFRLGWTNSTVHLC, encoded by the exons ATGGAGGGACTCGCTGATCTGAGGGAGAAACCCTGTGGAG ACGTTGGTTCCACAAACCGGGCAGAAGTTCATCAGTTCAGTCCCAGTTTAAGCGCTCAGGGCGGGAGCGTCCTGGTCGCTCCCTCCATCACTGGCTCCAGCATCCGCAGCCTGAACATCATCATCTCCCCCAACCCAG GGTTGAGCTCATCGAAAGAAGCcttgaacaacaacaacaatggagAAGTCGATCTGCAGCCCCCAGGTCAGCACTTCATCCTGCCCCCCGAGGGAACCGAGACGTCCCCCCAAAGGGGAGAGGAACCtttctccttctgtcctccagaCCGGACTGCTGAGTGTCGGCAGAAGCTGAAAGCAGCGTTTAGGAGAAGGTTCAGTCACTTACTGGAAGGAGTGACGATAGACGCCAGGAAGACGCCTCTCCGCCAGATCTACACCGAGCTCTACATCACGGAGGGGGGGAGCGGGGAGGTCAACAAGCAGCACGAGGTGAGGCAGATCGAGGCGTCTCCCAGGGTGGACGCCAGGGACAAATGCATCAGCTGCAACCAGCTCTTTGCCGAAGGACAAGACTTCCAGATCAGGAGAGTGATGACCAGGGGGGTCGCCGGCGTCGGCAAGACCGTCCACGTCAATAAGTTCACTCTGGACTGGGCCGAGGACGGAGAGCACGACCACCTGGACTTCGTCTTTCCTTTGTCTTTCCGAGAGCTGAACTTAATGAGGGAGAAGAGGCTGAGTTTTGAAGAGTTACTCGCCGTCTTTTTCCCCGAGACCAAAGAGTCCGGAATCTTCAAAAGTGTCTTCATCAGAATCCTCTTCATCCTGGACGGCCTGGACGAGAGCCGCCTGTCCCTGGACTTCGAGAACAGCGAGATCCTGGCGGACGTGACGCAGGAAGCCTCCGTGGCGGTGCTGCTGACCAACCTGATCAGGGGCCGACTGCTCCCGCTGGCTCTGGTCTGGATCACGTCCCGCCCGCTGGCGTCCGCTCAGATCCCCCTGGAACACCTGCATCTCGTGACAGAGGTGCGCGGCTTCAACGACCCCCAGAAGGACGAATACTTCAGGAGGAAAATTCCCGAGAAGCCTCTCGCAGACAGAGTGATTGCGCACGTGaagtcctgcaggagcctccacatcatgtgccACCTCcccatcttctgctggatggcGGCCACCGTCCTCCGCAGCAAGCTGTCCACGGCGGACGGCGAGGACTCCCCAAAGACGCTGACGCAGATGtacatccacttcctgtccctgtacGTGGACAACGTCAACAAGAGGCTGCCTGACAGCAGCGAGTCGAAGGCGGACGTCTTGAGGGCCAATCTGATGTCGCTGGGCGACCTGGCCTACAGACAGCTGGAGCAGGGCAACCTGATCTTCTACGAGAAGGACCTGGTGCAGAGCGGCATCCAGGTGACGCAGGCCTCCGGGTTCTCGGGCGTCTACACGCAGATCTTCAGTGAGGAGATGATTCTGTGCAGGGAAAAGATGTTCTGCTTCATCCACCTCAGCATCCAGGAGTTCTTCGCCGCCTTGTACGTCTTCCTGAAATTCAACAACGACAACTTCAACGTGCTGATCAGGAAGCTGTCGCCTTCCAGATATTTCCCCTTCAGAGACACGTCCGAGCTCGTCCTCTACAGAGGAGCGGTggacaaggccttgcagagcgAGGAGGGACATTTTGACATCTTCCTGCGCTTCCTCTTGGGCCTGTCTCTGGAATCCAACCAGACCCTGTTGAAGCACCTGATGATCCAGAACAGAACCCAGCAGCGCACCAGAGCGGAGATCATCAAACACATCAAGGAGAAGATCAGGAGAAGCTCGTCGGTGGACAGATGCCTCAATCTCTTCCACTGcctgaacgagctgaacgacCGCTCCCTGGTGGACGAGATCCAGAGCCACCTCCGGTCCGGGCACCTTCACCAGAGCAAGCTTTCCTCCTCCCAGTGGAACACTCTGGTGGTGGTTCTGTTGGCGTCAGAAGAGGATCTGGGCGTGTTCGTGCTGAGCCAGTACGCTCGCTCAGAGGAGGGACTCCTGAGGCTGCTGCCTGTTGTCAAAGCTGCTCAGGAAGCAAA GCTAAACGCTTGTAAGCTGACGGTGAACTGCTGTGAAAAACTGTCCAACGCCATCAGCACGTCCCGCCTCAGGGAGCTGGACCTGAGCAACAACCCCCTGGCGGATGCGGGGGTAGCGGCGCTCTCGCGGGGACTGATCAACGCCAACCTGGAGACACTCAG attaaggagctgcagccTGACCCAGGACAGTTCCTGGCCCCTAGCTTCAACCATCAGCTCCGGCTCGTGTAAGCTGAGACTTCTGGACCTCTCGGACAACGACCTCCGGGACGCCGGGGTCCAACGGCTCTGTGGCGGACTGGAGAGTCCCGACTGTAAACTGGAAACGCTCCT GTTGTCCCTGTGCGGACTCACGCACGAGAGCTGCACTTTCCTGGCGTCTGCCCTCAACTCATCCGGGCTGAgagagctggacctgagctacaaccacCCGGGGGACGCGGGACTGGACTTACTCTCGACTCTGCTGCACGACCCACAATGCAGCCTGCGGCAAGTCCG CGTGGAACACTGTGGCGAGGCCAGGATCCTCCCGGCTCCTCAGAAGT ATACCACAAAGTTGACCCTGGATCCGAACACGGCACAAGTGGACCTTTGTCTCTCTGAGGGGAACAGCACAGCCCGGCGTTGGACCCAGCAGCCGTACCCTGATCACCTGGACAGGTTCGACTTCTGGTCCCAGGTGTTGAGTGTGGAGGGTCTGACCGGGCGCTGCTACTGGGAGACCAAATGGAGCCAGAGAGTGTTCATCGGAGCGGCCTACAGGAGCATGAGGcggaagggggagggggacgACAGCCATCTGGGTAAAAACGAGTCTTCCTGGGGGGTGAGCTGCCACCCGGACGGCTTCCGGGCCTGGCACAAGGGGCTGAGCTCCGATCTCAACGGCCATCCCGGCTCCAGGAAGGTGGGGGTATTCCTGGACTGGTGCGCAGGGACGCTGGCCTTCTTCACGGTCGCCGACGGCGCCCTGAgcctcctccacaccttcaaCACCACCTTCACCGAGCCCGTGCACGCGGCGTTCAGGCTGGGCTGGACGAACTCCACGGTGCACCTGTGCTGA
- the LOC101065633 gene encoding NACHT, LRR and PYD domains-containing protein 3-like isoform X3 has product MEGLADLREKPCGDVGSTNRAEVHQFSPSLSAQGGSVLVAPSITGSSIRSLNIIISPNPGLSSSKEALNNNNNGEVDLQPPDRTAECRQKLKAAFRRRFSHLLEGVTIDARKTPLRQIYTELYITEGGSGEVNKQHEVRQIEASPRVDARDKCISCNQLFAEGQDFQIRRVMTRGVAGVGKTVHVNKFTLDWAEDGEHDHLDFVFPLSFRELNLMREKRLSFEELLAVFFPETKESGIFKSVFIRILFILDGLDESRLSLDFENSEILADVTQEASVAVLLTNLIRGRLLPLALVWITSRPLASAQIPLEHLHLVTEVRGFNDPQKDEYFRRKIPEKPLADRVIAHVKSCRSLHIMCHLPIFCWMAATVLRSKLSTADGEDSPKTLTQMYIHFLSLYVDNVNKRLPDSSESKADVLRANLMSLGDLAYRQLEQGNLIFYEKDLVQSGIQVTQASGFSGVYTQIFSEEMILCREKMFCFIHLSIQEFFAALYVFLKFNNDNFNVLIRKLSPSRYFPFRDTSELVLYRGAVDKALQSEEGHFDIFLRFLLGLSLESNQTLLKHLMIQNRTQQRTRAEIIKHIKEKIRRSSSVDRCLNLFHCLNELNDRSLVDEIQSHLRSGHLHQSKLSSSQWNTLVVVLLASEEDLGVFVLSQYARSEEGLLRLLPVVKAAQEAKLNACKLTVNCCEKLSNAISTSRLRELDLSNNPLADAGVAALSRGLINANLETLRLRSCSLTQDSSWPLASTISSGSCKLRLLDLSDNDLRDAGVQRLCGGLESPDCKLETLLLSLCGLTHESCTFLASALNSSGLRELDLSYNHPGDAGLDLLSTLLHDPQCSLRQVRVEHCGEARILPAPQKYTTKLTLDPNTAQVDLCLSEGNSTARRWTQQPYPDHLDRFDFWSQVLSVEGLTGRCYWETKWSQRVFIGAAYRSMRRKGEGDDSHLGKNESSWGVSCHPDGFRAWHKGLSSDLNGHPGSRKVGVFLDWCAGTLAFFTVADGALSLLHTFNTTFTEPVHAAFRLGWTNSTVHLC; this is encoded by the exons ATGGAGGGACTCGCTGATCTGAGGGAGAAACCCTGTGGAG ACGTTGGTTCCACAAACCGGGCAGAAGTTCATCAGTTCAGTCCCAGTTTAAGCGCTCAGGGCGGGAGCGTCCTGGTCGCTCCCTCCATCACTGGCTCCAGCATCCGCAGCCTGAACATCATCATCTCCCCCAACCCAG GGTTGAGCTCATCGAAAGAAGCcttgaacaacaacaacaatggagAAGTCGATCTGCAGCCCCCAG aCCGGACTGCTGAGTGTCGGCAGAAGCTGAAAGCAGCGTTTAGGAGAAGGTTCAGTCACTTACTGGAAGGAGTGACGATAGACGCCAGGAAGACGCCTCTCCGCCAGATCTACACCGAGCTCTACATCACGGAGGGGGGGAGCGGGGAGGTCAACAAGCAGCACGAGGTGAGGCAGATCGAGGCGTCTCCCAGGGTGGACGCCAGGGACAAATGCATCAGCTGCAACCAGCTCTTTGCCGAAGGACAAGACTTCCAGATCAGGAGAGTGATGACCAGGGGGGTCGCCGGCGTCGGCAAGACCGTCCACGTCAATAAGTTCACTCTGGACTGGGCCGAGGACGGAGAGCACGACCACCTGGACTTCGTCTTTCCTTTGTCTTTCCGAGAGCTGAACTTAATGAGGGAGAAGAGGCTGAGTTTTGAAGAGTTACTCGCCGTCTTTTTCCCCGAGACCAAAGAGTCCGGAATCTTCAAAAGTGTCTTCATCAGAATCCTCTTCATCCTGGACGGCCTGGACGAGAGCCGCCTGTCCCTGGACTTCGAGAACAGCGAGATCCTGGCGGACGTGACGCAGGAAGCCTCCGTGGCGGTGCTGCTGACCAACCTGATCAGGGGCCGACTGCTCCCGCTGGCTCTGGTCTGGATCACGTCCCGCCCGCTGGCGTCCGCTCAGATCCCCCTGGAACACCTGCATCTCGTGACAGAGGTGCGCGGCTTCAACGACCCCCAGAAGGACGAATACTTCAGGAGGAAAATTCCCGAGAAGCCTCTCGCAGACAGAGTGATTGCGCACGTGaagtcctgcaggagcctccacatcatgtgccACCTCcccatcttctgctggatggcGGCCACCGTCCTCCGCAGCAAGCTGTCCACGGCGGACGGCGAGGACTCCCCAAAGACGCTGACGCAGATGtacatccacttcctgtccctgtacGTGGACAACGTCAACAAGAGGCTGCCTGACAGCAGCGAGTCGAAGGCGGACGTCTTGAGGGCCAATCTGATGTCGCTGGGCGACCTGGCCTACAGACAGCTGGAGCAGGGCAACCTGATCTTCTACGAGAAGGACCTGGTGCAGAGCGGCATCCAGGTGACGCAGGCCTCCGGGTTCTCGGGCGTCTACACGCAGATCTTCAGTGAGGAGATGATTCTGTGCAGGGAAAAGATGTTCTGCTTCATCCACCTCAGCATCCAGGAGTTCTTCGCCGCCTTGTACGTCTTCCTGAAATTCAACAACGACAACTTCAACGTGCTGATCAGGAAGCTGTCGCCTTCCAGATATTTCCCCTTCAGAGACACGTCCGAGCTCGTCCTCTACAGAGGAGCGGTggacaaggccttgcagagcgAGGAGGGACATTTTGACATCTTCCTGCGCTTCCTCTTGGGCCTGTCTCTGGAATCCAACCAGACCCTGTTGAAGCACCTGATGATCCAGAACAGAACCCAGCAGCGCACCAGAGCGGAGATCATCAAACACATCAAGGAGAAGATCAGGAGAAGCTCGTCGGTGGACAGATGCCTCAATCTCTTCCACTGcctgaacgagctgaacgacCGCTCCCTGGTGGACGAGATCCAGAGCCACCTCCGGTCCGGGCACCTTCACCAGAGCAAGCTTTCCTCCTCCCAGTGGAACACTCTGGTGGTGGTTCTGTTGGCGTCAGAAGAGGATCTGGGCGTGTTCGTGCTGAGCCAGTACGCTCGCTCAGAGGAGGGACTCCTGAGGCTGCTGCCTGTTGTCAAAGCTGCTCAGGAAGCAAA GCTAAACGCTTGTAAGCTGACGGTGAACTGCTGTGAAAAACTGTCCAACGCCATCAGCACGTCCCGCCTCAGGGAGCTGGACCTGAGCAACAACCCCCTGGCGGATGCGGGGGTAGCGGCGCTCTCGCGGGGACTGATCAACGCCAACCTGGAGACACTCAG attaaggagctgcagccTGACCCAGGACAGTTCCTGGCCCCTAGCTTCAACCATCAGCTCCGGCTCGTGTAAGCTGAGACTTCTGGACCTCTCGGACAACGACCTCCGGGACGCCGGGGTCCAACGGCTCTGTGGCGGACTGGAGAGTCCCGACTGTAAACTGGAAACGCTCCT GTTGTCCCTGTGCGGACTCACGCACGAGAGCTGCACTTTCCTGGCGTCTGCCCTCAACTCATCCGGGCTGAgagagctggacctgagctacaaccacCCGGGGGACGCGGGACTGGACTTACTCTCGACTCTGCTGCACGACCCACAATGCAGCCTGCGGCAAGTCCG CGTGGAACACTGTGGCGAGGCCAGGATCCTCCCGGCTCCTCAGAAGT ATACCACAAAGTTGACCCTGGATCCGAACACGGCACAAGTGGACCTTTGTCTCTCTGAGGGGAACAGCACAGCCCGGCGTTGGACCCAGCAGCCGTACCCTGATCACCTGGACAGGTTCGACTTCTGGTCCCAGGTGTTGAGTGTGGAGGGTCTGACCGGGCGCTGCTACTGGGAGACCAAATGGAGCCAGAGAGTGTTCATCGGAGCGGCCTACAGGAGCATGAGGcggaagggggagggggacgACAGCCATCTGGGTAAAAACGAGTCTTCCTGGGGGGTGAGCTGCCACCCGGACGGCTTCCGGGCCTGGCACAAGGGGCTGAGCTCCGATCTCAACGGCCATCCCGGCTCCAGGAAGGTGGGGGTATTCCTGGACTGGTGCGCAGGGACGCTGGCCTTCTTCACGGTCGCCGACGGCGCCCTGAgcctcctccacaccttcaaCACCACCTTCACCGAGCCCGTGCACGCGGCGTTCAGGCTGGGCTGGACGAACTCCACGGTGCACCTGTGCTGA
- the LOC101065633 gene encoding NACHT, LRR and PYD domains-containing protein 3-like isoform X2 encodes MEGLADLREKPCGDVGSTNRAEVHQFSPSLSAQGGSVLVAPSITGSSIRSLNIIISPNPGLSSSKEALNNNNNGEVDLQPPGQHFILPPEGTETSPQRGEEPFSFCPPDRTAECRQKLKAAFRRRFSHLLEGVTIDARKTPLRQIYTELYITEGGSGEVNKQHEVRQIEASPRVDARDKCISCNQLFAEGQDFQIRRVMTRGVAGVGKTVHVNKFTLDWAEDGEHDHLDFVFPLSFRELNLMREKRLSFEELLAVFFPETKESGIFKSVFIRILFILDGLDESRLSLDFENSEILADVTQEASVAVLLTNLIRGRLLPLALVWITSRPLASAQIPLEHLHLVTEVRGFNDPQKDEYFRRKIPEKPLADRVIAHVKSCRSLHIMCHLPIFCWMAATVLRSKLSTADGEDSPKTLTQMYIHFLSLYVDNVNKRLPDSSESKADVLRANLMSLGDLAYRQLEQGNLIFYEKDLVQSGIQVTQASGFSGVYTQIFSEEMILCREKMFCFIHLSIQEFFAALYVFLKFNNDNFNVLIRKLSPSRYFPFRDTSELVLYRGAVDKALQSEEGHFDIFLRFLLGLSLESNQTLLKHLMIQNRTQQRTRAEIIKHIKEKIRRSSSVDRCLNLFHCLNELNDRSLVDEIQSHLRSGHLHQSKLSSSQWNTLVVVLLASEEDLGVFVLSQYARSEEGLLRLLPVVKAAQEAKLNACKLTVNCCEKLSNAISTSRLRELDLSNNPLADAGVAALSRGLINANLETLRLRSCSLTQDSSWPLASTISSGSCKLRLLDLSDNDLRDAGVQRLCGGLESPDCKLETLLLSLCGLTHESCTFLASALNSSGLRELDLSYNHPGDAGLDLLSTLLHDPQCSLRVEHCGEARILPAPQKYTTKLTLDPNTAQVDLCLSEGNSTARRWTQQPYPDHLDRFDFWSQVLSVEGLTGRCYWETKWSQRVFIGAAYRSMRRKGEGDDSHLGKNESSWGVSCHPDGFRAWHKGLSSDLNGHPGSRKVGVFLDWCAGTLAFFTVADGALSLLHTFNTTFTEPVHAAFRLGWTNSTVHLC; translated from the exons ATGGAGGGACTCGCTGATCTGAGGGAGAAACCCTGTGGAG ACGTTGGTTCCACAAACCGGGCAGAAGTTCATCAGTTCAGTCCCAGTTTAAGCGCTCAGGGCGGGAGCGTCCTGGTCGCTCCCTCCATCACTGGCTCCAGCATCCGCAGCCTGAACATCATCATCTCCCCCAACCCAG GGTTGAGCTCATCGAAAGAAGCcttgaacaacaacaacaatggagAAGTCGATCTGCAGCCCCCAGGTCAGCACTTCATCCTGCCCCCCGAGGGAACCGAGACGTCCCCCCAAAGGGGAGAGGAACCtttctccttctgtcctccagaCCGGACTGCTGAGTGTCGGCAGAAGCTGAAAGCAGCGTTTAGGAGAAGGTTCAGTCACTTACTGGAAGGAGTGACGATAGACGCCAGGAAGACGCCTCTCCGCCAGATCTACACCGAGCTCTACATCACGGAGGGGGGGAGCGGGGAGGTCAACAAGCAGCACGAGGTGAGGCAGATCGAGGCGTCTCCCAGGGTGGACGCCAGGGACAAATGCATCAGCTGCAACCAGCTCTTTGCCGAAGGACAAGACTTCCAGATCAGGAGAGTGATGACCAGGGGGGTCGCCGGCGTCGGCAAGACCGTCCACGTCAATAAGTTCACTCTGGACTGGGCCGAGGACGGAGAGCACGACCACCTGGACTTCGTCTTTCCTTTGTCTTTCCGAGAGCTGAACTTAATGAGGGAGAAGAGGCTGAGTTTTGAAGAGTTACTCGCCGTCTTTTTCCCCGAGACCAAAGAGTCCGGAATCTTCAAAAGTGTCTTCATCAGAATCCTCTTCATCCTGGACGGCCTGGACGAGAGCCGCCTGTCCCTGGACTTCGAGAACAGCGAGATCCTGGCGGACGTGACGCAGGAAGCCTCCGTGGCGGTGCTGCTGACCAACCTGATCAGGGGCCGACTGCTCCCGCTGGCTCTGGTCTGGATCACGTCCCGCCCGCTGGCGTCCGCTCAGATCCCCCTGGAACACCTGCATCTCGTGACAGAGGTGCGCGGCTTCAACGACCCCCAGAAGGACGAATACTTCAGGAGGAAAATTCCCGAGAAGCCTCTCGCAGACAGAGTGATTGCGCACGTGaagtcctgcaggagcctccacatcatgtgccACCTCcccatcttctgctggatggcGGCCACCGTCCTCCGCAGCAAGCTGTCCACGGCGGACGGCGAGGACTCCCCAAAGACGCTGACGCAGATGtacatccacttcctgtccctgtacGTGGACAACGTCAACAAGAGGCTGCCTGACAGCAGCGAGTCGAAGGCGGACGTCTTGAGGGCCAATCTGATGTCGCTGGGCGACCTGGCCTACAGACAGCTGGAGCAGGGCAACCTGATCTTCTACGAGAAGGACCTGGTGCAGAGCGGCATCCAGGTGACGCAGGCCTCCGGGTTCTCGGGCGTCTACACGCAGATCTTCAGTGAGGAGATGATTCTGTGCAGGGAAAAGATGTTCTGCTTCATCCACCTCAGCATCCAGGAGTTCTTCGCCGCCTTGTACGTCTTCCTGAAATTCAACAACGACAACTTCAACGTGCTGATCAGGAAGCTGTCGCCTTCCAGATATTTCCCCTTCAGAGACACGTCCGAGCTCGTCCTCTACAGAGGAGCGGTggacaaggccttgcagagcgAGGAGGGACATTTTGACATCTTCCTGCGCTTCCTCTTGGGCCTGTCTCTGGAATCCAACCAGACCCTGTTGAAGCACCTGATGATCCAGAACAGAACCCAGCAGCGCACCAGAGCGGAGATCATCAAACACATCAAGGAGAAGATCAGGAGAAGCTCGTCGGTGGACAGATGCCTCAATCTCTTCCACTGcctgaacgagctgaacgacCGCTCCCTGGTGGACGAGATCCAGAGCCACCTCCGGTCCGGGCACCTTCACCAGAGCAAGCTTTCCTCCTCCCAGTGGAACACTCTGGTGGTGGTTCTGTTGGCGTCAGAAGAGGATCTGGGCGTGTTCGTGCTGAGCCAGTACGCTCGCTCAGAGGAGGGACTCCTGAGGCTGCTGCCTGTTGTCAAAGCTGCTCAGGAAGCAAA GCTAAACGCTTGTAAGCTGACGGTGAACTGCTGTGAAAAACTGTCCAACGCCATCAGCACGTCCCGCCTCAGGGAGCTGGACCTGAGCAACAACCCCCTGGCGGATGCGGGGGTAGCGGCGCTCTCGCGGGGACTGATCAACGCCAACCTGGAGACACTCAG attaaggagctgcagccTGACCCAGGACAGTTCCTGGCCCCTAGCTTCAACCATCAGCTCCGGCTCGTGTAAGCTGAGACTTCTGGACCTCTCGGACAACGACCTCCGGGACGCCGGGGTCCAACGGCTCTGTGGCGGACTGGAGAGTCCCGACTGTAAACTGGAAACGCTCCT GTTGTCCCTGTGCGGACTCACGCACGAGAGCTGCACTTTCCTGGCGTCTGCCCTCAACTCATCCGGGCTGAgagagctggacctgagctacaaccacCCGGGGGACGCGGGACTGGACTTACTCTCGACTCTGCTGCACGACCCACAATGCAGCCTGCG CGTGGAACACTGTGGCGAGGCCAGGATCCTCCCGGCTCCTCAGAAGT ATACCACAAAGTTGACCCTGGATCCGAACACGGCACAAGTGGACCTTTGTCTCTCTGAGGGGAACAGCACAGCCCGGCGTTGGACCCAGCAGCCGTACCCTGATCACCTGGACAGGTTCGACTTCTGGTCCCAGGTGTTGAGTGTGGAGGGTCTGACCGGGCGCTGCTACTGGGAGACCAAATGGAGCCAGAGAGTGTTCATCGGAGCGGCCTACAGGAGCATGAGGcggaagggggagggggacgACAGCCATCTGGGTAAAAACGAGTCTTCCTGGGGGGTGAGCTGCCACCCGGACGGCTTCCGGGCCTGGCACAAGGGGCTGAGCTCCGATCTCAACGGCCATCCCGGCTCCAGGAAGGTGGGGGTATTCCTGGACTGGTGCGCAGGGACGCTGGCCTTCTTCACGGTCGCCGACGGCGCCCTGAgcctcctccacaccttcaaCACCACCTTCACCGAGCCCGTGCACGCGGCGTTCAGGCTGGGCTGGACGAACTCCACGGTGCACCTGTGCTGA